A stretch of Triticum aestivum cultivar Chinese Spring chromosome 1D, IWGSC CS RefSeq v2.1, whole genome shotgun sequence DNA encodes these proteins:
- the LOC100270668 gene encoding alpha,alpha-trehalose-phosphate synthase [UDP-forming] 1 isoform X1 translates to MLHEPAGVGVSSHCRAERGGEGGLDIGTNHPAGESSGKFMSTDAAGSNIISRRRSRLGDEAMPTPSSNAPDSSPFSNDGGASPSAIERVLRGSGRRHHLPTAASPDAMDTDVAEPAAASLADCGAQSRPEGGPHASMDDAGGGGGGSGGHAPRPPLSGPRSGFRRLGLRGMKQRLLVVANRLPVSANRRGEDQWSLEISAGGLVSALLGVKDVDAKWIGWAGVNVPDEVGQQALTNALAEKRCIPVFLDEEIVHQYYNGYCNNILWPLFHYLGLPQEDRLATTRNFESQFDAYKRANQMFADVVYQHYQEGDVIWCHDYHLMFLPRCLKEHDINMKVGWFLHTPFPSSEIYRTLPSRSELLRSVLCADLVGFHTYDYARHFVSACTRILGLEGTPEGVEDQGKLTRVAAFPIGIDSDRFKRALDIDAAKRHVNELKQRFAGRKVMLGVDRLDMIKGIPQKILAFEKFLEENPEWIDKVVLLQIAVPTRTDVPEYQKLTSQVHEIVGRINGRFGTLSAVPIHHLDRSLDFHALCALYAVTDVALVTSLRDGMNLVSYEYVACQGSKKGVLILSEFAGAAQSLGAGAILVNPWNITEVADSIKHALTMTSDEREKRHRHNYAHVTTHTAQDWAETFVCELNDTVAEALMRTRQVPPDLPSRTAIQQYLQSKNRLLILGFNSTLTEPVESSGRRGGDQIKEMELKLHPDLKGPLRALCEDESTTVIVLSGSDRSVLDENFGEFNLWLAAEHGMFLRPTDGEWMTTMPEHLNMDWVDSVKHVFEYFTERTPRSHFEHRETSFVWNYKYADVEFGRLQARDMLQHLWTGPISNAAVDVVQGSRSVEVRSVGVTKGAAIDRILGEIVHSKSMVTPIDYVLCIGHFLGKDEDIYVFFDPEYPSEPKVKPDGASVSVDRRQNGRPSNGRSNSRNSQARTQKPQVAPPPPERSSSSSDHSTANNNSHHDWREGSSVLDLNGDNYFSCAVGRKRSNARYLLNSSEDVVSFLKEMAESTTPRAGGLPPGAAADYMFLDRQ, encoded by the exons ATGTTGCATGAG CCGGCCGGAGTCGGAGTCTCGTCCCATTGCAGAGCAGAGCGAGGCGGCGAAGGCGGCCTTGATATAGG GACGAATCATCCGGCGGGGGAGTCGTCTGGGAAGTTCATGAGCACTGACGCCGCGGGCAGCAACATCATCAGCAGAAGAAGAAGCAGGCTGGGCGACGAAGCCATGCCGACCCCGTCCTCCAACGCCCCCGACTCCTCGCCCTTCTCCAACGACGGCGGCGCCTCGCCGAGCGCCATCGAGCGCGTGCTCCGGGGCAGCGGCCGGCGCCACCACCTGCCCACCGCCGCGTCCCCCGACGCCATGGACACGGACGTCGCGGAGCCCGCCGCGGCCTCCCTCGCCGACTGCGGCGCCCAGTCGCGCCCCGAGGGCGGCCCGCACGCCAGCATGGACGAcgccggcggtggcggtggcgggtcGGGGGGCCACGCCCCGCGGCCGCCGCTCTCGGGTCCCCGCAGCGGgttccgccgcctcggcctccgcGGCATGAAGCAGCGCCTCCTCGTCGTGGCCAACCGCCTCCCCGTCTCCGCCAATCGCCGCGGCGAGGATCAGTGGTCCCTGGAGATCAGCGCCGGTGGCCTCGTCAGCGCGCTCCTCG GTGTGAAGGATGTCGACGCGAAGTGGATCGGCTGGGCCGGCGTGAACGTCCCCGACGAGGTCGGCCAGCAGGCTCTCACCAATGCACTCGCCGAGAAG AGATGCATACCAGTGTTCCTGGACGAGGAGATCGTGCACCAGTACTACAACGGCTACTGCAACAACATACTGTGGCCGCTCTTCCACTACCTcgggctgccgcaggaggacaggCTGGCAACCACCCGGAACTTCGAGTCGCAGTTCGACGCGTACAAGCGGGCCAACCAGATGTTTGCTGATGTGGTCTACCAGCACTACCAGGAAGGGGATGTGATCTGGTGCCATGACTACCACCTCATGTTCCTGCCCAGGTGCCTCAAGGAGCATGACATCAACATGAAGGTCGGGTGGTTCCTGCACACGCCGTTCCCTTCCTCGGAGATTTACCGCACTCTGCCATCACGCTCGGAGCTGCTTCGCTCCGTGCTCTGCGCTGATTTAGTCGG ATTTCATACTTACGACTATGCAAGGCATTTCGTGAGCGCATGTACCAGAATACTCGGACTCGAGGGTACCCCTGAAGGTGTGGAGGACCAGGGGAAGTTAACACGGGTTGCAGCG TTTCCTATTGGGATAGACTCTGATCGTTTCAAAAGGGCGTTGGACATTGATGCAGCAAAAAGACATGTCAATGAATTGAAACAGCGATTTGCGGGACGGAAG GTAATGCTTGGTGTTGATCGACTTGACATGATCAAAGGAATTCCCCAAAAGATTTTGGCCTTTGAAAAGTTTCTTGAGGAAAACCCTGAATGGATTGATAAAGTGGTTCTACTTCAAATTGCTGTGCCAACTAGAACTGACGTCCCTGAGT ATCAGAAGCTTACAAGCCAAGTGCATGAAATTGTTGGGCGCATAAATGGACGATTTGGAACATTGTCTGCTGTTCCTATTCATCATCTG GATCGATCTCTTGATTTCCATGCCTTGTGTGCTCTTTATGCAGTCACTG ATGTGGCTCTTGTAACATCACTGAGGGATGGCATGAATCTTGTAAGCTACGAATATGTTGCATGCCAGGGATCAAAAAAAGGAGTTCTGATATTGAGTGAG TTTGCCGGTGCAGCACAATCGCTTGGTGCTGGTGCCATTCTTGTAAATCCCTGGAATATTACAGAAGTTGCAGACTCAATAAAACATGCTTTGACAATGACATCTGATGAGAGAGAGAAGCGGCACAGGCATAACTACGCGCATGTAACAACTCATACCGCCCAAGATTGGGCTGAAACTTTTGTATG TGAGCTAAACGATACAGTTGCTGAAGCTCTGATGAGAACAAGACAAGTTCCCCCTGACCTTCCTAGTCGAACGGCCATCCAGCAATATCTGCAGTCAAAAAACCGTTTGCTCATATTG GGTTTCAATTCAACATTGACCGAGCCAGTTGAATCCTCTGGGAGACGGGGCGGTGATCAAATCAAGGAGATGGAACTCAAGTTGCATCCTGACTTAAAGGGTCCTTTGAGAGCCCTCTGCGAGGACGAGAGCACTACGGTTATCGTTCTCAGCGGAAGCGACAGGAGTGTTCTTGATGAA AATTTCGGAGAATTTAACTTGTGGCTGGCAGCAGAGCATGGGATGTTCTTACGCCCAACTGATGGAGAATGGATGACAACAATGCCTGAGCATCTGAACATGGATTGGGTCGACAGTGTAAAG CATGTTTTTGAGTACTTCACAGAAAGAACCCCAAGATCTCATTTTGAACATCGTGAAACATCATTTGTGTGGAATTACAAGTATGCCG ATGTCGAGTTTGGGAGGCTCCAAGCAAGAGATATGCTGCAGCACTTGTGGACCGGTCCAATCTCAAATGCAGCTGTGGATGTTGTTCAAGGGAGCCGTTCAGTTGAAGTTCGCTCTGTTGGAGTTACAAAG GGTGCTGCAATTGATCGTATTCTAGGAGAGATAGTTCACAGCAAAAGCATGGTTACTCCGATTGACTATGTGCTATGCATAGGCCACTTCCTAGGAAAG GACGAAGACATCTATGTGTTTTTTGACCCTGAATACCCTTCTGAGCCAAAAGTGAAACCGGACGGTGCGTCGGTATCCGTCGACAGGAGGCAGAACGGGCGGCCATCAAACGGCCGGAGCAACTCGAGGAACTCGCAGGCGAGGACACAAAAGCCTCaggtcgcgccgccgcctccggagagGTCATCGTCGTCATCCGACCACAGCACCGCAAACAACAACAGCCACCACGACTGGCGCGAAGGGTCGTCGGTCCTCGACCTCAACGGCGACAACTACTTCTCCTGCGCGGTCGGGAGGAAGCGCTCCAACGCCCGTTACCTGCTCAACTCGTCGGAGGACGTCGTCTCATTCCTTAAGGAGATGGCGGAGTCGACGACGCCCCGCGCCGGTGGCCTCCCGCCCGGCGCTGCCGCGGACTACATGTTCTTGGATAGGCAGTAG
- the LOC100270668 gene encoding alpha,alpha-trehalose-phosphate synthase [UDP-forming] 1 isoform X2 has translation MSTDAAGSNIISRRRSRLGDEAMPTPSSNAPDSSPFSNDGGASPSAIERVLRGSGRRHHLPTAASPDAMDTDVAEPAAASLADCGAQSRPEGGPHASMDDAGGGGGGSGGHAPRPPLSGPRSGFRRLGLRGMKQRLLVVANRLPVSANRRGEDQWSLEISAGGLVSALLGVKDVDAKWIGWAGVNVPDEVGQQALTNALAEKRCIPVFLDEEIVHQYYNGYCNNILWPLFHYLGLPQEDRLATTRNFESQFDAYKRANQMFADVVYQHYQEGDVIWCHDYHLMFLPRCLKEHDINMKVGWFLHTPFPSSEIYRTLPSRSELLRSVLCADLVGFHTYDYARHFVSACTRILGLEGTPEGVEDQGKLTRVAAFPIGIDSDRFKRALDIDAAKRHVNELKQRFAGRKVMLGVDRLDMIKGIPQKILAFEKFLEENPEWIDKVVLLQIAVPTRTDVPEYQKLTSQVHEIVGRINGRFGTLSAVPIHHLDRSLDFHALCALYAVTDVALVTSLRDGMNLVSYEYVACQGSKKGVLILSEFAGAAQSLGAGAILVNPWNITEVADSIKHALTMTSDEREKRHRHNYAHVTTHTAQDWAETFVCELNDTVAEALMRTRQVPPDLPSRTAIQQYLQSKNRLLILGFNSTLTEPVESSGRRGGDQIKEMELKLHPDLKGPLRALCEDESTTVIVLSGSDRSVLDENFGEFNLWLAAEHGMFLRPTDGEWMTTMPEHLNMDWVDSVKHVFEYFTERTPRSHFEHRETSFVWNYKYADVEFGRLQARDMLQHLWTGPISNAAVDVVQGSRSVEVRSVGVTKGAAIDRILGEIVHSKSMVTPIDYVLCIGHFLGKDEDIYVFFDPEYPSEPKVKPDGASVSVDRRQNGRPSNGRSNSRNSQARTQKPQVAPPPPERSSSSSDHSTANNNSHHDWREGSSVLDLNGDNYFSCAVGRKRSNARYLLNSSEDVVSFLKEMAESTTPRAGGLPPGAAADYMFLDRQ, from the exons ATGAGCACTGACGCCGCGGGCAGCAACATCATCAGCAGAAGAAGAAGCAGGCTGGGCGACGAAGCCATGCCGACCCCGTCCTCCAACGCCCCCGACTCCTCGCCCTTCTCCAACGACGGCGGCGCCTCGCCGAGCGCCATCGAGCGCGTGCTCCGGGGCAGCGGCCGGCGCCACCACCTGCCCACCGCCGCGTCCCCCGACGCCATGGACACGGACGTCGCGGAGCCCGCCGCGGCCTCCCTCGCCGACTGCGGCGCCCAGTCGCGCCCCGAGGGCGGCCCGCACGCCAGCATGGACGAcgccggcggtggcggtggcgggtcGGGGGGCCACGCCCCGCGGCCGCCGCTCTCGGGTCCCCGCAGCGGgttccgccgcctcggcctccgcGGCATGAAGCAGCGCCTCCTCGTCGTGGCCAACCGCCTCCCCGTCTCCGCCAATCGCCGCGGCGAGGATCAGTGGTCCCTGGAGATCAGCGCCGGTGGCCTCGTCAGCGCGCTCCTCG GTGTGAAGGATGTCGACGCGAAGTGGATCGGCTGGGCCGGCGTGAACGTCCCCGACGAGGTCGGCCAGCAGGCTCTCACCAATGCACTCGCCGAGAAG AGATGCATACCAGTGTTCCTGGACGAGGAGATCGTGCACCAGTACTACAACGGCTACTGCAACAACATACTGTGGCCGCTCTTCCACTACCTcgggctgccgcaggaggacaggCTGGCAACCACCCGGAACTTCGAGTCGCAGTTCGACGCGTACAAGCGGGCCAACCAGATGTTTGCTGATGTGGTCTACCAGCACTACCAGGAAGGGGATGTGATCTGGTGCCATGACTACCACCTCATGTTCCTGCCCAGGTGCCTCAAGGAGCATGACATCAACATGAAGGTCGGGTGGTTCCTGCACACGCCGTTCCCTTCCTCGGAGATTTACCGCACTCTGCCATCACGCTCGGAGCTGCTTCGCTCCGTGCTCTGCGCTGATTTAGTCGG ATTTCATACTTACGACTATGCAAGGCATTTCGTGAGCGCATGTACCAGAATACTCGGACTCGAGGGTACCCCTGAAGGTGTGGAGGACCAGGGGAAGTTAACACGGGTTGCAGCG TTTCCTATTGGGATAGACTCTGATCGTTTCAAAAGGGCGTTGGACATTGATGCAGCAAAAAGACATGTCAATGAATTGAAACAGCGATTTGCGGGACGGAAG GTAATGCTTGGTGTTGATCGACTTGACATGATCAAAGGAATTCCCCAAAAGATTTTGGCCTTTGAAAAGTTTCTTGAGGAAAACCCTGAATGGATTGATAAAGTGGTTCTACTTCAAATTGCTGTGCCAACTAGAACTGACGTCCCTGAGT ATCAGAAGCTTACAAGCCAAGTGCATGAAATTGTTGGGCGCATAAATGGACGATTTGGAACATTGTCTGCTGTTCCTATTCATCATCTG GATCGATCTCTTGATTTCCATGCCTTGTGTGCTCTTTATGCAGTCACTG ATGTGGCTCTTGTAACATCACTGAGGGATGGCATGAATCTTGTAAGCTACGAATATGTTGCATGCCAGGGATCAAAAAAAGGAGTTCTGATATTGAGTGAG TTTGCCGGTGCAGCACAATCGCTTGGTGCTGGTGCCATTCTTGTAAATCCCTGGAATATTACAGAAGTTGCAGACTCAATAAAACATGCTTTGACAATGACATCTGATGAGAGAGAGAAGCGGCACAGGCATAACTACGCGCATGTAACAACTCATACCGCCCAAGATTGGGCTGAAACTTTTGTATG TGAGCTAAACGATACAGTTGCTGAAGCTCTGATGAGAACAAGACAAGTTCCCCCTGACCTTCCTAGTCGAACGGCCATCCAGCAATATCTGCAGTCAAAAAACCGTTTGCTCATATTG GGTTTCAATTCAACATTGACCGAGCCAGTTGAATCCTCTGGGAGACGGGGCGGTGATCAAATCAAGGAGATGGAACTCAAGTTGCATCCTGACTTAAAGGGTCCTTTGAGAGCCCTCTGCGAGGACGAGAGCACTACGGTTATCGTTCTCAGCGGAAGCGACAGGAGTGTTCTTGATGAA AATTTCGGAGAATTTAACTTGTGGCTGGCAGCAGAGCATGGGATGTTCTTACGCCCAACTGATGGAGAATGGATGACAACAATGCCTGAGCATCTGAACATGGATTGGGTCGACAGTGTAAAG CATGTTTTTGAGTACTTCACAGAAAGAACCCCAAGATCTCATTTTGAACATCGTGAAACATCATTTGTGTGGAATTACAAGTATGCCG ATGTCGAGTTTGGGAGGCTCCAAGCAAGAGATATGCTGCAGCACTTGTGGACCGGTCCAATCTCAAATGCAGCTGTGGATGTTGTTCAAGGGAGCCGTTCAGTTGAAGTTCGCTCTGTTGGAGTTACAAAG GGTGCTGCAATTGATCGTATTCTAGGAGAGATAGTTCACAGCAAAAGCATGGTTACTCCGATTGACTATGTGCTATGCATAGGCCACTTCCTAGGAAAG GACGAAGACATCTATGTGTTTTTTGACCCTGAATACCCTTCTGAGCCAAAAGTGAAACCGGACGGTGCGTCGGTATCCGTCGACAGGAGGCAGAACGGGCGGCCATCAAACGGCCGGAGCAACTCGAGGAACTCGCAGGCGAGGACACAAAAGCCTCaggtcgcgccgccgcctccggagagGTCATCGTCGTCATCCGACCACAGCACCGCAAACAACAACAGCCACCACGACTGGCGCGAAGGGTCGTCGGTCCTCGACCTCAACGGCGACAACTACTTCTCCTGCGCGGTCGGGAGGAAGCGCTCCAACGCCCGTTACCTGCTCAACTCGTCGGAGGACGTCGTCTCATTCCTTAAGGAGATGGCGGAGTCGACGACGCCCCGCGCCGGTGGCCTCCCGCCCGGCGCTGCCGCGGACTACATGTTCTTGGATAGGCAGTAG